A section of the Candidatus Poribacteria bacterium genome encodes:
- a CDS encoding glucose 1-dehydrogenase, which yields MRLKNKVAIVTGAASGIGKATAILFAEHGAKIVVADIDEDRANQTVAVIRDAGNEAIYIQTDVTLSNNTERMVRETLTTYGKLDILLSSAGIAMRLPVGDLPEEDWHRCLDVNLTGVYLCAKAAIPAMLENGGGSIINLSSIYGLVGADVRAAYVASKGGVTNLTRGMALDYAEDNIRVNCICPGFVETPLVAGVIKTPEEYQSLGDRHPMRRLAQPEEIAYGALYLASDESAFVTGIALPIDGGYTAG from the coding sequence ATGCGACTTAAAAACAAGGTAGCCATTGTTACAGGTGCTGCATCCGGTATCGGAAAAGCCACAGCGATCCTATTCGCCGAACACGGCGCAAAAATAGTCGTTGCCGATATCGATGAAGACCGTGCAAACCAAACTGTTGCCGTTATTCGAGATGCAGGCAACGAAGCGATCTACATCCAAACCGATGTAACCCTTTCAAACAATACTGAAAGGATGGTGCGCGAGACCCTTACCACCTACGGAAAACTCGATATTTTGCTTAGCAGTGCGGGCATTGCAATGCGACTCCCTGTCGGCGATTTGCCAGAGGAGGATTGGCACCGGTGTTTAGATGTGAACCTCACGGGTGTCTATCTCTGTGCCAAAGCAGCGATCCCTGCCATGCTGGAAAATGGTGGGGGTTCCATCATCAATCTGTCCTCTATCTACGGGCTTGTCGGCGCGGACGTTCGAGCAGCGTATGTCGCTTCCAAAGGGGGTGTGACGAACCTCACCCGCGGGATGGCACTCGATTACGCCGAGGATAATATCCGTGTTAACTGTATCTGTCCCGGCTTCGTTGAAACACCGTTAGTCGCCGGTGTCATTAAAACACCAGAGGAATATCAGAGTCTTGGAGACAGACATCCGATGCGCAGGCTCGCGCAACCCGAAGAGATCGCCTACGGCGCGCTCTACCTTGCCTCCGACGAATCTGCCTTCGTTACAGGCATCGCCTTACCGATTGATGGTGGCTACACTGCCGGATAA
- a CDS encoding SUMF1/EgtB/PvdO family nonheme iron enzyme, whose translation MKKSFVFAVLSPVLLFSGLLSVPMQFIAVPEAAAQHSMNVTVRTEDGTELPLYKNSHALVIGNGAYPAKNGWNPLPGAVNDVTEVAEVLEHHGFDVNLKTDVTTAEFHQAFSDFIYESGKDTDNRLLFYYAGHGYTTKSTIDEDLGYLVMLDTPPPENAAEFDLYSVDMVKLVSDSKKIHAKHVLFMFDSRFSGTILNLQNQDIPLPITEQIRNPVRQFITAGLADEPVPSRSVFKMAFLNLLERRVMEPLPDGYLTGVELADYLYRTVPALPEGQHPQHGKIRDPQLNTGDFVFVLPQNNWQAEKAVEVDTIATLDITTTLKGATVYIDRVFVGRTPLQGYPIDTGIHLEKSVYVGVEFPGYKSRVRKISLKGGQKLSWDVDLEKMERPKVSSKPELNQSPADLTENSQTNTSDPPDSSVDSDSSEKQPDVPQAILEEDTASTAETLSPSSNTPQTILGADTAPMVLIPAGEFQMGSSPGTFYTSATTPDHIVYVDAFYIDKYEVTLGQYNQFVLATNHRPLPDWVYQYASTDAHPVIGVSWEDARAYAKWAGKRLPTEAEWEKAARGGLVQKNHAWGDTPPDGTQCNFADKRLWEIWNREKDPDDNWADETLDDGYAYIAPVGSYPPNGYGLYDMEGNVWEWCFDAYDENFYADSPYANPIAEILIRDGASNIVAVNKLRVTRGSSWYDSVPWIASRFGQSPETRVRNVGFRCVQSVTP comes from the coding sequence ATGAAGAAATCTTTCGTTTTTGCAGTGCTATCTCCGGTCCTGCTATTTTCGGGTCTCCTTTCTGTTCCAATGCAGTTCATTGCTGTTCCTGAGGCAGCCGCCCAGCACAGTATGAACGTCACCGTCCGTACTGAAGACGGCACAGAACTTCCACTCTACAAGAACTCCCACGCCCTCGTCATCGGAAATGGTGCATACCCCGCAAAGAATGGCTGGAATCCGCTACCAGGGGCAGTGAACGATGTCACGGAAGTCGCAGAAGTCCTCGAACACCACGGCTTCGATGTAAACCTGAAAACCGATGTGACAACGGCTGAGTTTCATCAAGCTTTCTCCGATTTCATCTATGAATCTGGCAAAGACACAGACAATCGACTTCTGTTCTACTATGCCGGACACGGATATACAACAAAGTCGACGATAGACGAAGACCTCGGCTATCTCGTGATGCTTGACACACCGCCCCCAGAGAATGCAGCCGAGTTTGACCTTTATAGTGTAGATATGGTCAAGTTGGTGTCAGACTCAAAGAAAATTCATGCCAAGCATGTCCTATTTATGTTTGACAGCCGCTTCTCAGGGACAATTCTCAACCTGCAGAACCAGGATATACCTTTACCTATCACGGAGCAGATTAGAAACCCTGTCCGCCAGTTCATCACAGCAGGTCTCGCTGATGAACCCGTGCCAAGCAGAAGTGTGTTTAAGATGGCATTCCTGAACCTGCTGGAACGACGTGTTATGGAACCGCTGCCGGATGGTTATCTCACGGGCGTTGAGTTAGCGGATTATCTATACAGAACCGTCCCCGCTTTACCTGAAGGACAACACCCGCAGCACGGGAAAATCCGAGATCCGCAGTTGAATACGGGTGATTTCGTGTTTGTGCTACCCCAAAACAATTGGCAAGCGGAAAAGGCTGTCGAGGTGGATACCATAGCGACATTAGATATAACCACTACGCTCAAAGGCGCGACAGTTTACATCGATCGTGTTTTTGTTGGAAGAACGCCACTCCAAGGCTATCCGATTGACACGGGAATTCACCTTGAAAAATCGGTGTATGTCGGTGTGGAGTTCCCGGGTTACAAAAGTCGTGTCCGGAAAATATCCTTAAAGGGTGGACAAAAACTTTCATGGGATGTGGATTTAGAGAAAATGGAACGCCCGAAAGTATCCTCGAAACCAGAATTGAACCAGTCACCAGCTGACCTGACAGAAAATAGCCAGACAAACACGAGCGATCCCCCTGATTCCTCCGTGGATTCCGATAGTTCCGAGAAGCAACCCGATGTGCCACAAGCGATTCTTGAAGAGGACACCGCTTCAACTGCGGAAACACTATCGCCTTCTTCAAATACACCACAGACGATTCTCGGAGCAGATACTGCACCGATGGTTCTGATTCCCGCAGGTGAATTTCAGATGGGGAGTAGTCCAGGGACCTTCTACACTTCCGCTACAACTCCTGACCATATAGTCTATGTTGATGCCTTCTATATCGACAAATACGAGGTCACCCTCGGACAATACAATCAATTTGTGCTGGCGACGAATCATCGCCCCTTACCCGATTGGGTATATCAGTATGCGTCGACGGATGCGCACCCCGTTATCGGTGTCAGTTGGGAGGATGCCAGAGCGTATGCGAAATGGGCAGGCAAGCGGCTCCCAACAGAAGCAGAATGGGAAAAAGCCGCACGGGGTGGGTTAGTCCAGAAAAATCACGCCTGGGGGGACACCCCACCGGACGGAACGCAGTGCAATTTCGCAGATAAGAGACTCTGGGAGATCTGGAACAGAGAAAAAGACCCCGACGATAATTGGGCAGATGAAACGCTCGATGATGGCTACGCATACATAGCACCCGTTGGGAGTTATCCACCGAATGGATACGGTCTATATGATATGGAAGGCAATGTCTGGGAGTGGTGTTTCGATGCATACGATGAAAATTTCTATGCGGATTCACCTTACGCGAATCCGATCGCTGAAATTCTTATAAGAGATGGCGCCAGCAATATCGTCGCTGTCAATAAACTCCGCGTCACACGTGGGAGTTCCTGGTATGATTCAGTCCCCTGGATCGCCAGCCGCTTTGGACAGTCTCCAGAAACCCGAGTCAGGAACGTGGGTTTCCGGTGTGTCCAATCCGTAACGCCTTGA
- a CDS encoding alpha-ketoglutarate-dependent dioxygenase AlkB: MDLQLKIDFQPDTQPLQPQPLEKQEIPTTIPGLRYIENYITAKRHDLLLTEVDTHPWLDDLKRRVQHYGFKYDYRARKVNHDMRIGKLPEWLKELSEKLLKDEYMPEVADQVIINEYLPGQGIASHIDCEPCFKGTISSLSLGAGCVMNFTHRYDRRTAQVWLEPGSLLVMSGEAREKWMHGITARRSDVWEGQTYPRGRRISLTFRNVIIS, encoded by the coding sequence ATGGACCTACAATTAAAAATAGATTTTCAACCAGATACGCAACCTCTCCAGCCACAACCTCTTGAAAAACAAGAAATACCCACTACGATACCAGGGTTGCGGTATATAGAAAACTATATAACAGCGAAAAGACATGATTTGTTATTAACTGAGGTAGACACACACCCATGGCTTGATGACTTAAAGCGGCGCGTTCAGCATTACGGCTTTAAATATGACTACAGGGCACGGAAAGTGAACCATGATATGCGTATCGGAAAGTTGCCAGAGTGGTTGAAGGAACTGAGTGAGAAATTGCTTAAAGATGAATACATGCCGGAAGTCGCAGATCAGGTAATCATCAATGAGTACCTTCCAGGACAAGGTATAGCAAGTCACATTGACTGTGAACCTTGTTTCAAGGGAACAATTAGTTCATTGAGCTTAGGAGCAGGTTGCGTTATGAATTTCACACACAGATATGATAGGCGAACGGCGCAGGTTTGGCTCGAACCAGGGAGTCTACTTGTGATGAGCGGTGAAGCCCGCGAGAAGTGGATGCACGGGATAACCGCTCGGAGATCTGATGTTTGGGAAGGTCAGACGTATCCGCGGGGACGGCGGATATCGCTTACATTTAGGAACGTGATTATAAGTTAA
- a CDS encoding tetratricopeptide repeat protein — translation MRKFFLITFLILLINSAYLFSFGEPTLFYIFNVLFHVGLGVVLIIPFSIYVYRQFRHLSTLGQIGIIGIAGGIISGGYLMIVGATTPYRWLLITHIISVSAGSLLLCIHLLRDKERLTPLFKKISLGVLIAVVLFPIGAKLTQHYLPNETYLVENPALPPTSMYEEGGGTTGHFFPASVETETGGLIPTDFFLTSETCATKGCHPDIYRQWNESAHHFSSFNNQWYRKSIIYMQEVNGIQPSKWCGGCHDPAILLNGVMDRPIRENLHTPAAQAGLACTACHSMEKVKDTMGNSGYVIKYPPLHDIAASDNPVIRNLHNYLIRLDPEPHKKSFLKPFHRENTAEFCSTCHKVHLDEPVNNFRWLRGFNDYDQWQKSGVSHQGALSFYYPETAKKCVDCHMPLVDSTDAGNINGKVHNHRFPAANTALPFVNQHPEQLKIVTDFLQDDVVTLDLFAAGTPIPRDGTEVVRGENTRIDVVVRTRGVGHRFPTGTIDAFDIWLEVKITDENGKIVFWNGRIAAPNGNGPVDPGAHFYRAYMLDAHGNLINKRNAWATRTLLYSNTIPPGAADTARYRLEIPSDCGNLLTVEAKLNYRKFNWWHTQWAYAGVRDPEDTDFQVDKGYDDGKWVWTGDTSDVAGKIKEIPNLPTVVMASTTATLKVAGSLESPHAAFSHPVLPAEVGETPSASLQKAGDVVSMSSQSENTRERWNDYGIGLLLQGDLKAAETAFLKVTEIEPTYLDGWVNVARARIQEGDMQGAEVMLEKAFEIQQTLPPENPHRAKVHYFYALIQETYGNYDTAIEHLQQAAAQFPRDTRVRNKLGRMHFLKRNYETALSEFQKTLTVDPEDLDAHYNMMRCYRALKNPSLAAKSQKLYLRFKADESVDAITGIPRRADPDVNRERQRIHEHTNSYEPLPNP, via the coding sequence ATGCGAAAATTTTTTCTGATTACTTTCCTCATTCTACTCATAAACAGCGCGTACCTGTTCAGCTTCGGTGAACCGACGCTCTTTTACATTTTCAACGTCCTATTCCACGTTGGACTCGGTGTTGTTCTCATAATTCCATTCAGTATCTATGTCTACCGACAATTCAGGCATCTCTCAACACTCGGACAAATAGGGATTATCGGAATAGCCGGTGGTATCATCAGTGGTGGCTATCTGATGATTGTCGGCGCGACAACTCCCTATCGGTGGCTACTCATCACACACATTATCAGTGTAAGCGCCGGGAGTCTTCTCCTCTGTATCCACCTCTTAAGAGACAAAGAACGCCTCACGCCATTATTCAAAAAAATCAGCCTCGGGGTGCTAATTGCTGTCGTCCTTTTCCCGATAGGCGCGAAACTCACACAACACTATTTACCCAATGAAACATATCTCGTCGAGAATCCCGCACTCCCTCCCACGAGTATGTATGAAGAAGGCGGTGGCACAACCGGTCATTTTTTCCCCGCCTCCGTTGAAACAGAGACCGGCGGTCTGATTCCAACCGACTTCTTTCTCACATCGGAAACCTGTGCTACGAAGGGCTGTCACCCAGATATCTATCGGCAGTGGAACGAATCCGCTCACCATTTCTCCTCCTTCAATAACCAGTGGTATCGCAAGTCCATTATCTATATGCAGGAGGTCAACGGTATCCAACCCTCTAAATGGTGCGGGGGATGCCACGACCCCGCAATTTTACTCAACGGTGTGATGGATAGACCCATCCGTGAAAACCTCCACACACCCGCCGCTCAAGCAGGACTCGCCTGCACAGCGTGCCATTCCATGGAAAAAGTCAAAGACACGATGGGTAACAGTGGGTATGTGATTAAATACCCACCCCTTCACGACATCGCCGCCAGCGATAATCCTGTTATCCGCAATCTGCACAACTACCTCATCCGACTTGATCCGGAGCCTCACAAAAAAAGCTTCCTTAAACCGTTTCACCGTGAAAACACCGCCGAATTCTGTTCAACCTGTCATAAAGTGCATCTCGACGAACCGGTCAACAACTTTCGATGGCTCCGCGGTTTTAACGACTACGATCAGTGGCAGAAAAGTGGGGTCTCACATCAAGGCGCGTTGTCCTTCTACTACCCCGAAACGGCGAAGAAATGCGTCGATTGCCACATGCCACTCGTTGACTCTACAGATGCCGGGAATATCAACGGCAAGGTGCATAACCACCGATTCCCCGCCGCGAACACAGCACTGCCCTTTGTGAATCAGCACCCAGAACAACTCAAAATCGTAACAGACTTTTTGCAAGATGACGTGGTAACGTTAGATTTATTCGCAGCCGGCACACCCATCCCCCGGGACGGCACTGAAGTCGTCCGAGGCGAGAACACACGGATCGATGTCGTCGTCCGCACACGGGGGGTCGGTCACCGCTTTCCAACTGGCACCATCGACGCATTCGACATCTGGCTGGAAGTGAAAATTACCGACGAAAACGGTAAAATTGTCTTCTGGAACGGCAGAATTGCCGCGCCGAACGGAAACGGACCCGTTGACCCAGGCGCGCACTTTTATCGTGCCTATATGCTGGATGCACACGGAAACCTGATTAATAAACGAAATGCTTGGGCAACCCGAACACTCCTCTATTCAAACACAATCCCGCCGGGTGCCGCTGATACTGCGCGCTACCGACTCGAAATCCCGTCCGATTGTGGAAATCTGCTCACAGTGGAGGCGAAACTCAATTACCGCAAATTCAATTGGTGGCACACACAGTGGGCTTACGCAGGCGTGCGCGACCCAGAAGATACAGATTTTCAGGTAGATAAAGGCTACGACGATGGCAAGTGGGTCTGGACGGGCGACACCTCGGATGTCGCAGGAAAAATTAAGGAGATCCCAAACCTACCCACCGTCGTCATGGCATCTACAACAGCAACCTTAAAAGTAGCAGGGTCTTTAGAAAGCCCACACGCGGCTTTCTCCCACCCTGTGCTGCCAGCCGAAGTAGGTGAAACACCTTCTGCGTCGTTACAAAAAGCAGGAGATGTAGTCTCTATGTCATCCCAATCTGAAAATACGCGTGAACGGTGGAACGACTACGGTATCGGGTTACTCCTACAAGGCGATCTGAAAGCCGCAGAAACCGCATTCTTAAAGGTAACCGAGATAGAGCCAACATACCTCGATGGATGGGTAAACGTGGCAAGAGCTAGAATCCAAGAAGGAGACATGCAAGGCGCAGAAGTGATGCTTGAAAAGGCGTTTGAAATCCAGCAGACCTTGCCCCCTGAAAACCCACATCGTGCGAAGGTCCACTACTTTTACGCACTCATTCAGGAGACGTATGGCAATTACGACACAGCGATTGAACATCTTCAGCAGGCTGCTGCGCAATTCCCGCGTGATACGCGTGTCCGAAATAAACTCGGACGTATGCATTTCTTGAAACGCAACTACGAAACCGCGCTATCAGAATTCCAGAAGACGCTCACCGTCGATCCAGAAGATCTGGACGCACATTACAACATGATGCGGTGTTACCGTGCCCTCAAGAACCCCTCGCTCGCCGCCAAATCGCAAAAACTCTACCTACGCTTCAAGGCAGACGAATCCGTCGATGCAATCACGGGTATCCCGCGCCGTGCAGACCCGGATGTCAATCGCGAACGCCAACGGATTCACGAACACACCAACAGTTATGAACCGCTACCCAACCCCTGA
- a CDS encoding T9SS type A sorting domain-containing protein, protein MFRKRFKSKTTNFVILSLLLANISAANFEVKVIYFQPTDSQDRSEWLDLDAMMKSIQDTYQSEMERHGFRGKTFRLKTTHNGQVIVYKVKGTHNKAHYSGDTLPIVREELKRKGYNDRQSIYVVVMAGMGALWNNFAAGIASARPVGGWRGNSEYYAYCLSVETRGRDYIEGVIRHELGHAFGLHHIALYDGNDWIMGSGDRLAFHEARWLSRNHYFNNAWNHNVAPNLEEFHGVEVLDNGKIRFSATALDESSIFQAYGWVNTAIIGWNFFDPAFFEFGVKAKIDFTDIDREHLNDNKIYFQFMDADGNWTYHNPKTYTLPKPPSNNEPADSEQFPDCILCDLDRFEEHLKSIDVDGNGLVNIVDLDIVISNLGENIDEGTDPNPDVNRDGVVTQADVDLIIKQLNAAAAPTAPKVPERTQLLSNYPNPFNPETWIPYQLAKPADIAVRIYAINGELIRTLDIGHQPAGNYQTQSRAAYWDGRNNIGEPVASGVYFYTLTAGDFTATRKMLIRK, encoded by the coding sequence ATGTTTAGAAAACGGTTCAAGTCCAAAACGACTAATTTCGTAATTTTAAGTCTGTTACTTGCTAATATATCTGCGGCTAATTTTGAGGTGAAGGTGATATATTTTCAACCAACCGATAGTCAAGATAGATCGGAGTGGTTAGATTTAGATGCTATGATGAAGTCTATTCAGGACACATATCAGTCTGAGATGGAACGTCACGGTTTTAGAGGCAAAACCTTTAGATTAAAGACAACTCACAATGGTCAAGTAATTGTTTACAAAGTAAAAGGGACACATAACAAAGCACATTATTCTGGTGATACGTTACCCATTGTAAGAGAAGAATTAAAAAGGAAGGGTTATAATGACCGTCAGAGTATATATGTTGTGGTGATGGCAGGCATGGGTGCTCTGTGGAACAATTTTGCGGCGGGCATTGCTAGCGCGCGCCCTGTCGGGGGATGGCGTGGCAATTCGGAGTATTACGCTTATTGTTTAAGTGTGGAAACTCGGGGACGAGATTACATTGAAGGTGTAATTCGGCACGAATTAGGACACGCTTTTGGGTTACACCATATCGCTTTATATGATGGGAATGATTGGATTATGGGGAGCGGTGATAGACTTGCTTTCCATGAAGCTCGCTGGCTATCCAGAAACCATTATTTTAATAATGCCTGGAACCATAATGTAGCACCTAACCTAGAAGAATTTCACGGTGTTGAGGTATTGGATAACGGTAAAATTAGATTCAGCGCAACTGCATTGGATGAAAGCAGTATATTTCAAGCTTACGGCTGGGTTAATACAGCTATTATTGGTTGGAATTTCTTCGATCCTGCCTTCTTTGAATTTGGTGTGAAAGCAAAGATTGATTTTACCGATATTGATAGAGAGCACTTAAATGACAATAAGATATATTTCCAATTCATGGATGCTGATGGTAATTGGACCTATCACAATCCTAAAACATATACATTGCCTAAGCCGCCTAGCAACAACGAACCCGCTGATAGTGAGCAATTTCCTGATTGTATCCTTTGTGATCTGGACAGATTTGAAGAGCATTTGAAAAGTATAGATGTAGATGGGAATGGACTTGTGAATATCGTGGATTTGGACATCGTTATTTCAAACTTGGGGGAAAATATTGACGAAGGGACAGATCCAAATCCCGATGTCAACCGAGATGGTGTGGTAACCCAAGCGGATGTTGACCTGATTATTAAACAGTTAAATGCAGCCGCCGCCCCTACCGCTCCGAAGGTCCCAGAACGGACGCAACTGCTATCCAACTATCCGAATCCGTTCAACCCTGAAACCTGGATCCCCTATCAGCTAGCAAAACCTGCGGACATCGCCGTACGTATTTATGCTATAAACGGGGAATTGATACGAACGTTAGACATAGGGCACCAACCCGCGGGGAACTATCAGACGCAGAGCAGGGCTGCCTATTGGGACGGCAGAAACAACATCGGTGAACCCGTCGCAAGCGGGGTCTATTTCTACACACTCACCGCAGGTGATTTTACTGCCACGCGTAAAATGTTAATACGGAAATAA
- a CDS encoding energy transducer TonB encodes MNKRMLAMSFFYVLVFSAVVSAQTGFYRSPAGKIGVGIGYQRYSPPERTEAPFRFHAQTLLGNLDYAFNNDLKISFLPGVSFFEANTQTPYEIAPSPSVDLRLLNVNDMNMTGLKFFLVGGFRTQYTNIVRTGDLPLHSINMTLRGGAGLLHILETGYAWRLKPFFGMFYTQAWNNVSTTQKVHVNTAQNFFTGETGVEIELSPTMSAIGSVEFSFQSSELLYRFGLNFHQAPTLNIQNKTTPQPRKTNTSSSPLTTRLAGIDVDPEPGVTPPDYKFRVEPLYPVIAKNRKIEGEVVLEATINEQGLPLDVVALTTLGFGLEEAAMQALRKTTFYPAIKDGRLTPKRVTLRYRFTLRNTN; translated from the coding sequence TTGAACAAGCGAATGCTTGCTATGTCTTTTTTCTACGTGCTTGTGTTTTCTGCTGTCGTGTCCGCGCAAACAGGGTTTTATAGGTCGCCAGCGGGGAAAATAGGCGTTGGTATAGGGTATCAACGCTATAGCCCCCCGGAGCGAACAGAGGCACCCTTCCGTTTTCATGCCCAAACGCTCTTAGGGAATCTGGATTATGCGTTCAACAACGATCTAAAAATATCGTTCTTGCCAGGAGTCTCTTTTTTTGAAGCGAACACCCAAACACCTTACGAAATAGCACCCAGTCCTTCCGTTGATCTTCGACTGCTAAACGTCAATGATATGAACATGACGGGATTGAAGTTTTTTTTAGTCGGTGGTTTCCGAACCCAATATACGAATATTGTCAGGACCGGGGACCTGCCGCTGCATTCCATAAATATGACCCTCCGCGGCGGTGCGGGGCTGTTACATATTCTTGAAACCGGCTATGCATGGCGTCTTAAGCCTTTCTTTGGGATGTTCTATACGCAAGCCTGGAACAACGTCTCAACAACTCAGAAAGTCCACGTGAATACCGCACAGAATTTTTTCACCGGCGAAACAGGCGTAGAGATTGAGTTGTCACCCACAATGAGTGCCATCGGGAGTGTTGAATTCTCTTTTCAAAGTTCGGAATTGCTGTATCGCTTCGGATTAAACTTTCATCAGGCACCTACTCTCAACATACAGAATAAAACAACACCACAGCCCCGAAAAACGAATACTTCATCCTCACCGCTTACCACCCGATTAGCCGGTATCGATGTTGACCCTGAACCTGGTGTCACACCGCCCGATTACAAGTTCAGAGTAGAACCCTTATACCCAGTCATAGCAAAGAACAGGAAAATAGAGGGTGAGGTCGTTTTAGAAGCAACCATCAATGAACAGGGACTCCCGTTAGACGTTGTGGCACTCACCACCCTCGGGTTCGGACTTGAGGAAGCCGCAATGCAAGCATTGAGGAAAACAACTTTCTATCCTGCTATCAAGGATGGAAGATTGACCCCTAAACGCGTTACATTACGCTATCGGTTTACCCTCAGAAATACCAATTAA